Part of the Lolium rigidum isolate FL_2022 chromosome 6, APGP_CSIRO_Lrig_0.1, whole genome shotgun sequence genome, ttcaccaagtgggtggaggccgtccctatgaaaaaggtaacatcggaggacgtgatcaagtttgtgaaagaacacgtcattcataggtttggaattcctcagactatcacgaccgatggaggttcggtcttcatttctaaagaattcaggaagttctgtgatgacgtagggattaaactgatccgatcatccccatactatgctcaagctaacggacaggctGAGGCGTCCAATCGGAGCctcgatcaagctgatcaagaggaaaattgacgagaatcctcgggattggcacgagaagttatcgtaagcattatgggcctaccgcatgtcgtgccatggggctataaagacctcgccataccagcttgtctatggacaggaggccgtattgccttgggaaattacggctggatcaagacgcgtcacgtttcagaatgatctgacagctgaagaatacGCAGccttgatgagcgacactattgaggacgcaacagaactcaggctttggtcattggagaagattaaggagaacaaggccagggtggctcgtgcttacaacaaaaaggttaagccaaaagagttccaagttggtgatcttgtgtgggaagctgtgttgccattgggaaccagggataaggcatatggcaagtggtctcctaattggcacggtccgtacaaagtagtCCAGGCCTTGAAGTGTAATGAATACAtgctggaggaattgagcggcgaaaagttccccgtggctgttaatggccaacacctcaagaaatatttcccaagcatgtgggatgatggacagtaggatgggccgatttcagaatcggacaagaatgtgggggccgatttcagaatcggccagtaaaaaaaagaagggaaagcatatatatataaaaatcacagccgatgcacgggcatcgacttcagagaacagagccgatacgctgatatcgactttagtgaagtaagtttatacaacagcttggcctcagatagcaagatgagccgatattctgccatcggctccctgtacgacaactccattcgacaatcggcaagggagttaagggattttcttcattgataagaggatttcttacaaagaaagagccaattgctcgggaaggaagaacaaaagaagggtctattgaccaatctactactgctaggactatactagtagatcttaatctacgggccgttgcttccttcgtcgtcgtcttcggaactctcatcggcactactgccgatgggttcttcgtcgctgctcccatagccctctacgggagcttcatcttcgtcttcatcgtcgctgctgtcgtcgtcccaccacatgcggaggcgcttgccggcgggtaaccctcgagggagtcgtcgtcgtcgccgtcgtcttcctttcctcttcttcggaggtggggcagccgtcctggggaaccggtcgtcctcgctctccgactccggttcctcgacggcgaggaaccgaagatcttcgtccccgctggtcgggaccggtcgtcttcggaccgcacggaggaggcgtggtcttccgagtcccatgcttctggggcgcggatgtccggtggcgtctcacgggaggaagaggacccgtaggaaagctcggaggaggagtcgtggaagaccgacgaggaagaggaagaagaggaagacatggctgtgggagttttGAGGGTTTTTGGGCACCGATGGCCAGGAcagagcaggatggtgaaatggcgaatcactcagagcggttaaataaaagggggctacggtgaaaaaattcaatgccacagcagttttcgaggaggcagtactcaaagacaacggtcaaattgtgcggagcaatggttctgctctgccatgacatgacccgacgaaaaatgctgcaatggttctgcctccgccatgacatgacccgacgaaagaaaaacgtaatgattttggaaatatcatttccaaaaccaggggggcatgtgttatcaccagaatttgaccaagtcagaggtgggccgcgatcaagatggtctgaagatatatatacatggaggaatacgtagatcggccttttataccaagttgggcttaattgcccgtgtatctgtaacatattagatcgtattttagtttagagatagaatcttactcgtgcacggtttagtgcacgcccacattagaaagtcccttggactataaatatgtacctagggtttatggaataaacaacaactcacgttcaaccccaaaacaaaccaatctcggcgcatcgccaactccttcgtctcgagggtttctatcggtagcgacatgctgcctagatcgcatcttgcgatctaggcaagcacaagccccacgttgttcatgcgttgctcgtatcgaagcgcttttgatggcgagcaacgtagttatcattagatgtgttagggttagcattgttcttcgtttaagcatgcttacgtagtgcaacccttgcatatctagccgccctcacgcctatctcaggtgtggggcggcaccccgcttgatcattatttagtagatctgatccgttacgattgctccttgttctacaaggattagtttaatatctcgcaatagttaggccttacaaagggggaggatccaagtggcacgtagggtggcgttcgcaagtcctaaacgggatgttccgaggatcaacttcatgttggtttttaggccttgtttaggatcggcttacgagcaccgtgcgtggccgcgaggcccaacctcggagtaggatgatccgattatgcggtgaaaaccctaaatcgtcgtagatctcattagcttcatcttgatcaagcaggaccaccaagtattcgtgcaccccgtacgaatcatgggtggatcggctctttgagccgattcacaggataaccagagagccgatcgaggctcgtatttaacgtttacatgtatgccccgcagaaactaagcgaggcatccccatcaccttcccgaccgtgtataggtcaggtggcacgccttgcacttcgcatcgccgcgtgtgaccagaagagcattgcgggccgtcgctcggaggggtctcagccagccgcagctctaggctcttcccggctctacggtgttgacaaggccgctgcccgccggtgggttttggcagtcaacagtgagTTGGGCCGCATTTGAACACGCAATGTATGCAATATTTTAACATATTTTTAGTTACCATTACAAATATTTTTTTACTATGTTTAACTTTAATTAGATTTCATGGTCAATTATTATTTTCTATTCAGTTAGTTCGCATTATACAAGATAATAGTTTAATAGGATGGGCTTCACCATAAATCCAAGTGAATACAAAACATCATATCTTAATGTACCATGGTATTCTTAAATATCTACAAAACAGAGTAAAATAGTCTAAAGTATACTAGTCTAACCAGTACACCATAAGGGTTTCTAGAGTACAAAAGTATTGAGTTTAGGTGTAGTTTTTTGCGTGGTTTAGGTGTAGTTTTTTTATGTTAGGGTAAATAAAGAGTCTGTAAAGTGTAGTGTTAGTTGGACCGCATTTAACAACGAAAGAAAAATCCAATCAGTAAGAAAGAATAGCAAACATTTTGGGTGAGGCATTTGAACAACATCAGGTCGATCGTCCATCACCAATCAGGCTTTCTTCTTCCTTCGCCCGCCAGTCTCCACCAAAACCCTTGCCCAACCTCCATGGGCACCTCATGGTAgcgcactagcgacaccccgcctCCCGCCCATGGCTCGCCGCCAAAACCAACGCACAACTCGGTCTACTGCCTTCTGTCAATAAGGTCATTCTAATGATGAAGTGGGAGGCAATCATCGACCAAGGAGCCACAAGTCCACCAAGACCAATTTGAAGTGCGATGCTTCGACCCTTGCGTTGAGCAAGACCTTGAAGACAGAGATGGCCGAGACACAAGAGGCCCGAGCCAAGAGGGACGAGAAGCAGCACATGGAGAAGGATGCCATCGCCGCCATCTTTATCGACCCCACCAAATAGGCAATAGAGGTCCAAAGGATGGAGGTCGTGACCAAgttgcttccggaggagaaccggATCATGTGTGTGTTCATCCACATCTATCCTACTTTGCTTCATTTTATTCGAACTTGTGTTCCTTTTGCAACTTTATTAGCTATTGTTTATGCGTACTTTGTGATTGACTAAATTAGCCGTATTTTGAACcattattttgttttttgtatGACCACTTTGTCTCATGACTTGACTTTTTTTTGGTGAATTTAGTTGAAAAAACAAAATTTCGATCTGGACAGATAAAATGTGTCGGATCTGGGCTACCCAACCCAAAGAGACATATGAGCCAATGAGACCAATTTCATGTCCGTGATTCAGTTCAAACGAAAACAAACGTAGCACATTCATTTCAAAGCAACTCAACAATCTCAGAGCACAAACTCGTGGTCCAGATAACATGATCATATAGACTCGCGTGCCAAATCTCCATTCCCTAGAAATCACTATTATTAATGATTACAATACACAGAATTCTTTTTGCGACCATTTCGATGACTACATTTAGAAAAAATTTATTTGATATTATAAGAGCGGCCTATCTATTTATGTTGCTATTGGTGAGCTAAATTCAATTGTTCCCACACCCATTTATGCTAAACTTTTTTACTTCTATATAATCAATTTTAACACGCAATGTATGCAATTTTTTAGTAACACTTCATTCGGAATACTATCATAAATTTTATACATAAATAACAAACTTAATAACATAATCATGCATCCACATATGAAGATACATATTTATAAGATATTCTTGTTAGTTATCATTACAAATAATTTTTTACTACGTTTAACTTCAATTAGATTTAATGGTCAATTTTTTTTATTCAGTTAGTTCGCACTATACAAGATAAAATTTTAATAGGATGGGCTTCACCATAAATCCAAGTGAATATAGAACATCACATCTTAATGTACCATGGTATTCTTAAATATCTACAAAACATAGTAAAATATTCTAAAGTATACCATAAGGGTTTCTAGAGTACAAAACTATCGAGTTTAGGTGTAGTTTTTTTTAGCGTGGTTTAGGCGTATTTTTTTTATGTTAGGGTAAATAAAGAGTTTGTAAACTGTATTGTGAGTTGGGCTGCATTTAGCAACGAAAGAAAAATCCAATTAGTAAGGACTAAGGAAGAAGAGCAAACATTTTGGGTGAGTTGGGCTGCATTTGAACAACATCAGGCCAATCGTCCATCACCAATCAGGCCTTCTTCTCCCTTCTGCCGTCAGTCTCCCTGGTCCCTGCCCAACCTCCATGGTAGCGCAGTAGCGCCACCCCGCCTCCCGCCCATGGCTCGCCGCCTCCTCGCCCGCCACCTCTcccccctcctccgcctcggTGCCCGCTGCCCCACGCCGCACCGCCCCTCTCCGGCTCTCGCCGTCACGCGCCGCCGAGCCCTCGGCCCGGCGTCATGTCCCCCGGTCTGGGCTCCCCAAGGTGCGGCTTCTCCGAATTCGGTCCTTCCCTGCCccgctccctccctctctctgatTATAGGATGAACTCCCTGCTcttgttgtgccaccaccacCTGCAAATGCTATCTGAATTTTCCCATACCGCGCAGTGACGCATATGTGCTGATATGTTCCAGTGTTGTGTAACCCATGTCAATTATACTGTACTGGTAGTGGTAGCGGACGGTTAATCTAAACCTATTGATCGGAGCTCTATGAAATAGGTTGGGCACGCAATTTTCCATGTGTTTCTGTCAGCTGTGTGACTCGAGGTTGGGATGAATTGCGGAAATCTGAAACCCTTTGCTGTGGGTGTCTTTGTATGTGTCTGAACTCTGAAGATAACTCAGCACTGTGCTATTTTTTCGGTGCAAGGCAAATGGGAAATATACAGTTCCCAAGTTGCTTACGCAGTAACCGATCACCTGTGCAGTTACCAGTGAAATGGGCATCGGACATAATCCTTCGGCAATTAAGTGTTCTCATAAATTATTCAATTTTGCATATGTTGTAAATTTCTGGTGTTTGTGAATTGCGTAAGGCACTTAGTGCGTATGGTACTTTCTGAACTATATGCTGAAGAGCAGGGTCTTTATAACGAGAATACTATGTTGCCATTCTTTTAGTCAATGCATATGATGTTACCCTCTACGAGTCCAGGGGTTTTTGTATCTTTCACTTGTTGTATAGAAGATATGCTTGCTATGGTACTATTATACCAAACAAATGGTACCATGATCTAATAGAAGGTTCACTCGATTTCATTTTTCATGTTGATGAATGAATTCGTACTGAATCCTTGCTGAGTACAATTGCTTTCCTGCAAACGCATTTTACTAAAGGCATTATCTTTCTCCAGGAATACGATTCTTTGCTGATGATCGTTCACACTACGATCTGTTTGGTAAAAGAAGGCCAGGCGATGAAGGGTTCAGGAAAGCTTGGCAGGAGAATGTTGACGAGGAGGACTGCCTATGGACAGCCAGTGAGgacgaggatgaagaggaagagaaTGATACAAAAATGGAGAGGGAGATGAAGAAAGTGAAGAAGCAAGCCAAGGAAAATGCAAACCTCATAGATGGCGACGACAGTGACGAGTTAAGAAGTATATGCCCTGAGAGCGATGAAGACGATATGAATCTCTGGAGTGGTAGTGAAGAGGACGATGACAACGATATCCCTACCGAGTCACACCCCAATGAACGCAGTGATCCCTATATTGATAAGGTGTTTGAATTTGATGAGGCACCCAAATACCGCACAATCTCCGAGCTGTTAAAAGCTGAGAAGGAACCACCAGAGCTTTCGCCAGGAAAGCAAGCAAGAAAACTCGCTGTAGAAAATGCTCTCAAAAAGTTGAAAAAGGGGCCTGATGGACGCTACATTAACGTCTTTGATGTTGTCACTGATATAGATATCCTGATTGGAGCATTTGAGAACATTGTCTCGGGACCAGAATATGCAGAGCTGCGGGAGGGTGGACCAAAGAAGCTCAATATCCAGTTCTTCAAGGATATACAAGCACGCATGAGAGacccaaatttcaaattttctccGGAGTTAAAGTTAAAGCCTAAGAGTAAGTTAGTGCCTAAGAAAAAATGGCAGAAAGCACAATCAAGGAAGAGAAAAAATGACAAACGTTGAGCTGAGATAAAACGGCATTCAACAGTCATGTAATTCAATTCCATAACACTTTCTTCAAATGGTGGACAAGTTAGCTGTTGTGTAGTGTTATCCACAATGAATATCTTCTGTAACATGGCACAAGTACTTAGAGGAGTATCTTTGGCCATATCATTTTAATGTATTCAGTTTGGCAAGCAAATGGTCTCTGAATTCAGcagtttattttaattttataggCAGTGAGTATGATTCTATCCATTCAACTGTAAATTGGTTAGACCTAGGTGGGAATTATGCACTGAAATTGTTGCTCTAGCATACTTCTCTTTTATTTAAGGTATCAATGAACTTTCTTTGAAATACTTGCTCAATATGTGAGTTCCATCAATAATAGTAGCGCTAGAACGCTAATTACTGCTGACAACCTGGTGTTGCTTCTGAGGATACTAAGGTCAGGCTTTGCCACTCAGACTTCTATTTTTACAGCATTAGAAGCTTGAAACAACTATCTCCCTTCTTTCATGATAAGGTAACAGCATCATTTGATTAACATATATGTCCATAGTGCTGTTTTAAATTGGAGACATGCATTATTCTTCTCAGGTTGCCTTCCTTCTTTTTTCTATTGTTTGAGTGCATATGTGGGCATTCGTGGGATGATAAAATCTGGATTTACACTTTCTATTTTCTGCGGTGGTACACCTATGCACTTGGAAGGTCATATGCTTGTTCTCTGTGCTGTCTTAAAACTCCAAAAACCTGGTTTAGGTGATTAAAGCATGATCAGATGTTACCTCTTTGATTGGAGTACTGCAGGTGCACACACTAGTGCGCTAATAGCATAATACTAACTTGTTGTCATGACTGTTGGCACTCCACTACACCATGTCTGATAGGTTGGACACTGGAGAGATTCAGCTTGCATGTTAAGAAAGTTAAAATTTTCCTAGAACAGTCCAAAGCAGCTCAACCTGGCTTGCTTTTAATTTGCTAGCTGGATCAGATTGTCATCCTAACCGTGCACAAAAACATGCCGGCGAGTGGTTATAGATATGCATAGCATCCTGTTGGCTACTGAACTTATCTGGCTTTCAGAATGGCACCCATTACTCTGTATTATCTAGTATATATAGATTTTATGAGAAGTTACCTTCTCAGCGTACATAATTGTGAAATCGGCAAGAACAGTTGAAGgttgatttatttatttattaaaaaatgGAATATTTTATCTCAAAGTATATGGGGTTGTAGAAGAGTAACATGCTGACAGTTTACCTGGATTTGTTTTGTTCCGCCTTTCAGGAAGAGAATGAGCAGGGAAAGGAAGCTTCGTGTGGAATCATGCAGGTAAGTGCTCTCCTTGTAGTTAATCTTATTTATCCATCCACCTGGCCTCAATTATAGCCTCGGCCATATTTAACTGTACCCAAACAGTATTATAAGCTTCGCCGTGCTAAGCTTCTTATCTGGAAGCACGGGTGCCGAATCAATATTTAATTATTTGAGTCTGCTGTCACTGTTCAAATGCTATTAGTAGGGCCTGAAAAGCATATTGTTCTGAAGTTTCCTGGATGGGTACTGTGTTCAGCTGGCTCCACGCCTATCATTACTTTTTCTAATGCTTTAGACTAGTTTTGTGGAGATACTTGGTTTATTTTCCACTTTTATGCGACAAAGCAAAACTAAAACATGCACTGAAGATTCATCTAAGGTTTTAGGTGAGAAAAGACACATTACTTTCTAACCATGGAGGTTTGTTCTATTAATTCAGTACTTCAGACTAGGGGCACTTTCATGAAGATTGTTGTCCTTGATCAATTGAATATGGTAAGTACATCTGCAATTATGACTTGAGCATTTCCTATATGGATGCTTATCAGAGGATTTATATCGTCAAGCCTTCTGTTTTGGTTCTTGGTTTTTAGAGGTAGTTTCGCGACCTCCCTGGAATTAATTTCTTGAGGTTATATTACTGAAACAGAACCTtttcaccacaaaagcaatttctTAATCATGTCCTTGATTGGAGTAGTCATTCTCTTGAGTGTTTGGGTGCTATTTTTCTCCTTTCCTGTGAGCTGCCATTCTAAGCTGGTATCCCCAGGAGCATTTGTTGTGTACCGCTAGCCATCTGAGGCTTTCTTAGTTTAAAGCTGGGCTCTTGAGTCTTTTGTCTGAAAATCATGCAACAGAAATGACACCACTTCACTGCATTCATACAATGTTCGTGCACAGCAACTTTAAAAGTCCCCAAATTGTTTTCACAAATATATAACTGGATAGTTATCACCCCAAATATCAAAGCTCTGAAGAAAAACACTAGCATGTCTATTCAGGTGAATGCTAAAACGCCATCACATACCCCAATGGTTCTCTGCTTTCTTGTTCATGTCGCAGGGGCCAAGTTTCTTGGTAGCTGCACGCACCAATTCACTGTGCTCCACAACTGCAGGTCAAAAAGATATACCCCAACGGTGCTCCTCTGCAGGCCTGGCTGTCCCAAAGCCCCCCTCCTCCCTGAACATTAGCTACTCCTTTTCATGCCGCTGCGGCGCTGCCCATTCCCTATCATCATAATCCCCTGTACTAAAAGCAAGCAATATAGTATAACCTACTCCAATGATATAATAAAGCTGCCTTGTGCTAAAGTCTAGAGATGGTCTTTTGTGCTTAATTTTACTGTGCTTGGCTTTCCTTGCCCTCAGCTAAGTTCCAGCTTTTGTCCTCTGCCTTTTCTGTTCTGGTCCTTCATCAGTCCTCACTGCCTTGTGATGAGAGGCGGCTGTACCTGGGTCTCACTCTCACatgtgtgtgcgtgcgtgtgtgagGGAATATGTTGACTGAAATGACGAGAAACCTTTATCTCAACTCCACCAGCATGGTAGCACTGCTATGGTAGTGCCTCTTTTTCATCTTTTTTCTATTTAGGAAAAAAACTTCTTTCCCACAAAGCCAGTGTGTTGGGCACCGATATGGTAAGCGGCACATAGCTTTAGCTGCATCTCTAAAGGAAAAAAATAGGGTCCGTGATCTGGGTTTGGCTTGCTTGGTGTCTGTGTGCACATCGTTTTTGTCCTCTGCCATTTTGATTTAGGACCATCAGTTTGGTGAGATGGGAGTCTGTGCTGGGAAATTTATTAACTTGTTCTTGGGGATCAGTGAGCTTGTTAATGTATTTTTTTTCATATAAATTAGCTGCTGACATGCATATCATAGAAATGTCTTTACCCGCTTGCATTTGTGCTCCAACTCCGATCCATGGAATTTCTTCTTTGCACGTTAGTATGTTTCAGCTACTATAATGCTAGGCTTTTACCCTTCCATCAGCTCCAATTCATGGAATTTCTTCTCCTGCAGCTGCAGGTAGCTTTGCACGTTACAATTAGTCTATGCATCGGTTCAAAAAAATAAACAATTAGCTTATGCTGATCTTTTGGATCTTGTGTTGAGTTGACCATCCTTGCTGTAGCTGCTGTACACCCGTGCAAGTAAGTGTTTGCAATACTATAATCGGCATCGTTTCCAGTTTAACCCAGACATCGAGGAGTAAACAAATCTATGTAGAGCAGTTTTCTTTTCTCTAGAATCCTATACATTCTTACAAAGGAGACTCAATTGCCTGCTTTGCACTTCAAAATATTGCCTTTGTAGTTCGTACAGTTAGCTAACTATTTGAAAAACGGACAAACTGTACACCAAAGGTTCTTTTAGATAGGTGGGCTTTTTACTTCCATCTTTGCAGCATGCTCACCCCAGTAAGAAAGATACCAGTTACGGGTATAATACTAACAAAATGAA contains:
- the LOC124666830 gene encoding uncharacterized protein LOC124666830; this encodes MARRLLARHLSPLLRLGARCPTPHRPSPALAVTRRRALGPASCPPVWAPQGIRFFADDRSHYDLFGKRRPGDEGFRKAWQENVDEEDCLWTASEDEDEEEENDTKMEREMKKVKKQAKENANLIDGDDSDELRSICPESDEDDMNLWSGSEEDDDNDIPTESHPNERSDPYIDKVFEFDEAPKYRTISELLKAEKEPPELSPGKQARKLAVENALKKLKKGPDGRYINVFDVVTDIDILIGAFENIVSGPEYAELREGGPKKLNIQFFKDIQARMRDPNFKFSPELKLKPKSKLVPKKKWQKAQSRKRKNDKR